One region of Podospora bellae-mahoneyi strain CBS 112042 chromosome 1 map unlocalized CBS112042p_1.2, whole genome shotgun sequence genomic DNA includes:
- the CSM3 gene encoding chromosome segregation in meiosis-related protein (EggNog:ENOG503P4EW; COG:L) codes for MPAAAGPSKVTNGNKKDSGSFVDSFLEGWSDFDEEDPFDSPKGDKSKKTDDKKIDASSKKRKGTDILGLEKEVDKKKARVPRVKLDDARLLSDKGIPWLRKNAQSRLKLKGKGHEFTDAARMLSFYQEWLDELFPKASFLDALAMVEKAGHKTSLRNARMKWIDELKPRGEGEEGPNDVDPFPIYEHDKTPKDTGRIAPVFDKAKERPKTPDGDDLFGDDDIYNATPRAATKGARSEDVPDDDDLDALMAEAEANSGQPPRSIFGNGSESIFGNGTSNSTAAAPPIPQANNIPEDDDLDALMAEAEAETLSTRPNQSTKSILGDGNSKPSAPQREEVDGFDDDDLDALMAEVEAQPPTKAPSAPKSTEPTKVNDEEDDLDALMAEAEAEGASSKPVPETQKEAGAKKDTSFDDDEAAMAEMDGLW; via the exons ATGCCCGCCGCAGCAGGTCCCAGCAAAGTCACCAATGGCAACAAAAAGGACAGCGGTTCTTTTGTCGATAGTTTTCTAGAAGGATGGAgcgactttgacgaggaagaccCGTTCGATTCCCCGAAAGGCGACAAATCCAAGAAGACCGATGACAAGAAGATCGACGCCAGTAgtaaaaagagaaaagggaCCGATATTCTCGGGCTAGAAAAAGAAgtcgacaagaagaaagcTCGTGTTCCCAGAGTCAAGCTTGACGATGCCCG ACTACTATCAGACAAAGGCATCCCATGGCTCCGAAAAAACGCCCAATCCAGACTAAAGCTCAAAGGCAAAGGCCACGAATTTACCGACGCTGCCCGAATGTTATCGTTCTACCAGGAATGGCTTGACGAACTCTTTCCCAAAGCCAGCTTCCTTGACGCATTGGCAATGGTGGAAAAGGCTGGACACAAGACCTCGTTGCGGAACGCCAGGATGAAATGGATTGACGAGTTGAAACCCagaggcgagggagaggagggtccGAACGACGTAGACCCGTTTCCGATTTACGAACATGATAAGACACCAAAAGATACAGGAAGGATTGCGCCTGTGTtcgacaaggccaaggaaCGACCGAAGACACCCGATGGGGATGATTTGTTTGGAGACGATGATATCTACAATGCCACGCCAAGAGCTGCGACCAAGGGGGCTAGGAGTGAAGACGTTccggatgatgatgatttggaTGCGCTgatggcagaggcagaggctaACTCTGGGCAGCCACCAAGAAGCATATTTGGGAACGGGTCGGAGAGCATATTTGGGAATGGGACAAGTAACAGCACGGCAGCGGCACCACCAATACCACAGGCGAATAACATACCAGAGGATGACGATCTGGACGCTCTGATGGCCGAGGCAGAAGCGGAAACATTGTCCACTAGACCGAACCAGTCAACCAAGAGCATACTTGGCGATGGCAATTCCAAACCATCTGCCCCGCAAAGGGAAGAAGTGGATGgctttgatgatgacgattTGGATGCGCTTATggccgaggttgaggccCAGCCACCTACGAAGGCACCGAGCGCGCCCAAGTCTACGGAGCCTACGAAGGTtaatgatgaggaggacgatcTTGACGCTCTGATGGCAgaagcagaggcagagggagcGTCTTCTAAGCCTGTTCCTGAAACCCAGAAGGAGGCTGGGGCCAAAAAAGACACCAGctttgacgatgatgaggcgGCAATGGcagagatggatgggttgtgGTAA
- the DID2 gene encoding Vacuolar-sorting protein SNF7 (COG:U; BUSCO:EOG092656CM; EggNog:ENOG503PDU9) — protein MANRQLARDMQTEFQARFNAKQARREAQKAAKQDNELKKQIQNLLKKGETAQAAQKARMLLAKQAIAAQMDQAADMAELSLAQIQANNAMNRMTHMMAQSSRTMQRAQRQANPEKTLLTLEQFRSQNEEYAMSNGIYQDAMTQNTSVQVSDDAVHELLGKLADDAGLELNQELAKASASKVDPVKEPAQAVEPTAEEEDALQQRLRALRA, from the exons ATGGCAAATCGACAACTCGCTCGGGATATGCAAACCGAGTTTCAGGCGCGA TTCAACGCCAAGCAAGCCCGCCGCGAAGCCCAAAAGGCGGCCAAACAAGACAACGAGCTAAAGAAGCAAATCCAAAAC CTCCTCAAAAAAGGCGAAACCGCCCAAGCCGCCCAAAAAGCCCGCATGCTCCTCGCCAAAcaagccatcgccgcccaAATGGACCAAGCTGCCGACATGGCCGagctctccctcgcccagaTCCAGGCCAACAACGCAATGAACCGCATGACGCACATGATGGCCCAGTCCTCCCGCACGATGCAGCGCGCCCAGCGCCAGGCCAACCCCGAAAAGACGCTCCTGACCCTCGAGCAGTTCCGCAGCCAGAACGAAGAGTACGCCATGTCCAATGGGATTTATCAGGACGCCATGACGCAGAACACTTCGGTGCAGGTCAGCGATGATGCTGTGCATGAGCTGTTGGGCAAGTTGGCGGATGAtgcggggttggagttgaaCCAGGAGCTGGCAAAGGCGAGTGCGAGCAAGGTTGATCCGGTGAAGGAGCCGGCGCAGGCCGTGGAGCCgacggccgaggaagaggatgcgCTGCAGCAGAGGTTGAGGGCTTTGCGGGCATAG
- the SKI2 gene encoding Antiviral helicase ski2 (EggNog:ENOG503NUCU; COG:A), with protein MIWRGKSMKLRPCCLPGWSRPCLGTTSHLELGRKYHLVFASSGRDHHTTITAEMATDLHDAIQRLHLDDNSTFDAIDDILDHKVVKPPKKQDPDELRAELERKFLSPSATFSDEWLDKLQQRWDTPMDYSLLFSIAPSQTRTVTRFVRHGLEGRVTGYRNVTVPASHATAKNSTSMTRKPASRSEFVRGGAGFFPFAPGGLEGIESTAALEDQLRASAAIEEADSRKKLERVIKLGSGGLLEVAPGVSRGIDFTKRRKVADEEAEKQAKEVEEVLDQEPEAAPDQEDEDADKAPTNGASDEGEEEEDLEDIDSILPVEFPALEPHGKLAASSARKAGREWAHMVDINRPMPNFRELVPDPAREWPFELDNFQKEAVYHLENGDSVFVAAHTSAGKTVVAEYAIALAAKHMTKAIYTSPIKALSNQKFRDFRQTFAEVGILTGDVQINPEASCLIMTTEILRSMLYRGADIIRDVEFVIFDEVHYVNDFERGVVWEEVIIMLPEHVSLILLSATVPNTHEFASWVGRTKQKDIYVISTPKRPVPLEHYLWANKNIYKIVDSEKRFVEKGWKDANAAMQGKDKPPKAIEAAPARGGGNQRGGGRGGQQRGGNQQRGGGRGGGQQQRGRGGPPRASHNPGHMGRTGRPGGFTSAAQDKNLWVHLVQFLKKQTLLPACIFVFSKKRCEENADALSNQDFCTAQEKSAIHMTIEKSIARLKPEDRTLPQIVRLRELLSRGIAVHHGGLLPIVKELVEILFAQTLVKVLFATETFAMGLNLPTRTVVFSGYRKHDGHSFRNLLPGEYTQMAGRAGRRGLDTVGSVIIVPPGGDEAPPVTDLRQMILGEPSKLRSQFRLTYNMILNLLRVEALKIEEMIKRSFSEHATQQLLPEHEKAVKLSEADLAKVKRDSCQICDVHMDDCHQAGEDFKQLTEELYRALLNIPIGRKMFTPGRLIVWMKEGVRTPGLLLAEGASTKSSATVPMLHVLEIRTNREIRNDTDLLPFVPSLRKYYTSLPQAKKHIGTKTLHVPLSDLVCLTKYVTKGILPDIFGSGEGYQKAKDKLQTICRTWASDHWDEMDLGRIKSLAIHDIINKRREAEVKLTKSAAPLCTFFLKHYAMCHDQWLIKTNIDQLRQALSNQNLQLLPDYEQRIQVLKDLRFIDEETRIQLKGKVACEIHSGDELVLTELILENVLADYEPAEIAALLSAFVFQEKTDSIPKLTHNLEKGMKTIVELSEKVNAVQTLHQVIQTSEESNDFVSKPRFGLMEVVYEWAKGVSFKNITNLTDVLEGTIVRTISRLDETCREVKNAARIIGDPELYQKMTVAQELIRRDITAVASLYM; from the coding sequence ATGATTTGGCGGGGCAAGTCGATGAAGCTGCGACCTTGCTGTCTTCCAGGCTGGAGTCGTCCATGTTTGGGCACAACATCACACCTTGAACTCGGTCGAAAATATCACTTGGTTTTTGCAAGCAGTGGACGAGACCATCACACTACCATTACCGCCGAAATGGCGACCGATCTCCACGATGCCATACAACGGCTTCACCTGGACGACAATTCCACATTCGATGCAATTGACGACATCCTTGACCACAAGGTAGTTAAGCCGCCCAAGAAGCAAGACCCTGATGAGCTGCGCGCCGAACTCGAGCGGAAATTCCTGTCGCCATCGGCCACATTCTCGGACGAGTGGCTCGACAAGCTTCAGCAACGATGGGACACCCCGATGGACTACTCCCTGCTCTTCAGCATTGCGCCCAGCCAGACCCGCACCGTCACCCGCTTCGTGCGTCATGGGCTTGAGGGTCGGGTCACAGGCTACAGGAATGTCACTGTTCCGGCCTCGCATGCCACGGCGAAGAACAGCACGTCCATGACTAGGAAACCCGCCAGCAGATCTGAATTTGTCCGGGGTGGCGCCGGGTTCTTCCCTTTCGCTCCTGGTGGTTTGGAGGGTATCGAGTCAACAGCTGCGTTGGAGGATCAGCTGCGGGCTTCAGCTGCCATTGAGGAAGCTGACAGCAGGAAGAAACTAGAACGTGTTATCAAGCTTGGATCCGGTGGTCTGCTTGAGGTTGCTCCGGGTGTCTCCAGAGGTATCGACTTTACGAAAAGGAGAAAGGTTGCGGATGAAGAGGCGGAAAAACAGGCGAAGGAAGTCGAAGAGGTCTTGGATCAGGAGCCGGAGGCAGCTCCTGAccaagaggatgaggacgccGACAAAGCCCCAACGAATGGTGCTTCagacgagggcgaggaagaggaggatctCGAGGATATTGACTCCATTCTTCCAGTGGAGTTCCCAGCTCTGGAACCCCATGGCAAGCTTGCAGCATCCAGCGCTAGAAAGGCAGGCCGCGAATGGGCGCACATGGTGGATATCAACAGACCAATGCCCAACTTCCGGGAGCTGGTGCCAGATCCAGCCAGAGAATGGCCATTCGAACTCGACAACTTCCAAAAGGAAGCCGTCTATCATCTTGAAAATGGCGACTCGGTGTTCGTCGCAGCCCATACTTCTGCAGGCAAGACAGTGGTGGCTGAATACGCCATTGCTCTTGCGGCAAAACACATGACGAAGGCTATTTACACATCCCCGATCAAGGCGCTCAGCAACCAAAAGTTCCGCGACTTCAGACAGACGTTCGCCGAGGTTGGTATTCTGACTGGTGATGTTCAAATCAACCCGGAGGCCAGCTGTCTCATCATGACTACGGAGATTCTGCGCAGTATGCTTTACCGTGGAGCCGATATCATCCGCGATGTCGAGTTCGTCATCTTCGACGAGGTCCACTATGTAAACGACTTTGAGCGTGGTGTTGTCTGGGAAGAGGTCATCATTATGCTACCAGAGCATGTGTCCTTGATTCTTCTTTCTGCTACTGTCCCCAACACTCATGAGTTCGCCTCGTGGGTAGGACGCACAAAGCAGAAGGATATTTACGTCATTTCTACGCCGAAGAGACCTGTGCCGTTAGAGCACTATCTCTGGGCCAACAAAAACATCTACAAGATCGTCGACTCTGAGAAGAGGTTCGTcgagaaggggtggaaggatGCGAATGCGGCTATGCAGGGCAAGGACAAGCCACCAAAGGCCATCGAGGCCGCACCAGCTCGGGGTGGTGGCAACcagagaggtggtggccgtggAGGCCAGCAAAGAGGGGGCAATCAGCAACGTGGCGGCGGTCGGGGTGGCGGACAACAGCAgcgtgggagaggtggaccACCACGCGCGAGCCACAACCCCGGACATATGGGCCGGACAGGCCGACCAGGAGGGTTTACATCTGCTGCTCAGGACAAGAACTTGTGGGTTCACCTCGTCCAGTTCCTCAAGAAACAGACTCTTCTTCCGGCCTGTATCTTCGTCTTTTCCAAGAAGAGATGTGAGGAGAATGCAGATGCCCTGAGCAACCAGGACTTCTGCACCGCTCAAGAAAAGAGTGCGATTCATATGACGATTGAGAAGTCGATTGCTCGTTTGAAGCCCGAGGACAGAACTCTGCCCCAGATTGTGCGCCTTCGAGAGCTGCTCTCGCGAGGTATCGCAGTCCATCATGGTGGTTTGCTCCCTATCGTCAAGGAGTTGGTGGAAATTCTTTTCGCCCAGACTCTGGTCAAGGTTCTTTTCGCGACTGAGACCTTCGCCATGGGCCTGAACCTGCCCACGAGAACAGTTGTCTTCTCGGGATACCGCAAGCATGACGGCCATTCTTTCCGCAATCTCCTTCCTGGTGAATACACACAGATGGCTGGTCGGGCTGGTAGACGCGGTCTCGATACTGTCGGTTCCGTTATCATTGTGCCTCCTGGTGGCGATGAAGCCCCCCCTGTCACTGATCTCCGGCAAATGATTCTCGGAGAGCCTAGCAAGCTCCGGTCTCAATTCCGCCTGACCTACAATATGATCTTGAACCTACTACGCGTCGAAGCTCTGAAGATCGAGGAAATGATTAAGCGTAGTTTCTCAGAACACGCCACTCAACAGCTCTTACCCGAGCACGAGAAGGCGGTCAAACTATCCGAGGCAGATTTGGCAAAGGTCAAGAGGGATTCTTGTCAGATTTGTGACGTTCATATGGACGACTGTCACCAGGCGGGTGAGGACTTCAAGCAGTTGACAGAGGAGCTGTATCGCGCGTTGCTGAACATTCCGATTGGCCGGAAGATGTTTACGCCTGGTCGTCTCATCGTCTGGATGAAGGAAGGTGTCCGCACTCCTGGTTTGTTGCTCGCTGAAGGCGCCAGCACCAAAAGCAGCGCGACGGTTCCAATGTTGCATGTTCTGGAAATTAGAACGAATCGAGAAATTCGCAATGACACGGACTTGCTGCCCTTTGTGCCCAGTCTACGCAAGTACTACACGTCACTCCcccaggccaagaagcatATCGGGACCAAGACATTGCACGTCCCCCTGAGTGACTTGGTATGCTTGACAAAGTATGTCACCAAGGGCATCCTGCCAGACATCTTTGGCAGCGGCGAAGGCTACCAAAAAGCCAAGGACAAGCTTCAAACCATCTGCCGCACCTGGGCCTCTGATCactgggatgagatggatcTGGGTCGCATCAAGAGCCTGGCTATTCACGACATCATTAACAAGCGCCGTGAGGCGGAGGTTAAGCTCACAAAATCCGCCGCTCCGCTTTGCACGTTCTTCTTGAAGCACTACGCCATGTGCCACGATCAGTGGCTCATCAAGACCAACATCGACCAGCTCCGCCAGGCCCTCTCCAACCAAAACCTGCAGCTCCTCCCCGACTACGAGCAGCGTATCCAGGTTCTCAAGGACCTTCGCTTCATTGACGAAGAAACCCGGATCCAGCTCAAGGGCAAGGTAGCCTGTGAAATTCACTCTGGCGACGAGCTTGTCCTTACCGAGCTCATCCTCGAGAACGTCCTCGCCGACTACGAGCCCGCCGAAATCGCCGCTCTGCTCTCGGCGTTTGTCTTTCAAGAGAAGACAGACTCCATCCCAAAGCTGACGCACAACCTAGAGAAGGGCATGAAGACGATTGTTGAGCTCTCCGAAAAGGTCAATGCGGTGCAGACTCTCCACCAGGTTATCCAGACATCAGAGGAGTCCAACGACTTTGTCAGCAAGCCTAGGtttgggttgatggaggtggtgtatGAATGGGCCAAGGGTGTCAGCTTCAAGAATATCACGAATCTGACGGATGTGTTGGAGGGAACGATTGTGCGGACGATTTCCCGGTTGGATGAGACGTGCAGGGAGGTGAAGAATGCGGCAAGGATTATCGGTGATCCCGAGTTGTATCAGAAGATGACGGTGGCGCAGGAGTTGATCCGGAGGGATATTACTGCTGTGGCTAGTCTTTACATGTAA
- a CDS encoding uncharacterized protein (COG:P; EggNog:ENOG503P2CU) has protein sequence MSTTPGNTYTISKQIKTEYPLIDNDPHFKRVIRYARPSDYVHGIVAAAAGPSLLYAMERFAPSYVGKGGVAQTMRLGGAMGLCGGFIYFYQRSILRFYGMSENAREVQMDMREMVDKVKRGEPIYGESQLTPAMQGVAARQSRYSALFMAVLPWFNFVNHSQHGVDTAKYYRQAERELEAERLAREGGNPSQ, from the exons ATGTCGACCACTCCCGGAAACACTTATACCATCAGCAAGCAGATCAAGACTGAGTACCCA CTCATCGATAATGATCC GCACTTCAAGCGTGTAATTCGGTACGCCCGGCCGTCCGATTACGTCCACGGCATcgtcgctgccgccgccggcccCAGTCTTCTCTACGCCATGGAGAGATTTGCTCCCTCATATGTCGGAAAGGGTGGTGTCGCCCAGACCATGCGGTTGGGTGGTGCCATGGGGTTGTGTGGTGGTTTCATCTACTTTTACCAGCGGTCTATTC TGCGCTTCTACGGTATGAGCGAAAACGCCCGGGAAGTCCAGATGGACATGCGCGAGATGGTCGACAAGGTCAAGCGCGGCGAGCCTATCTACGGCGAAAGTCAGCTTACTCCCGCCATGCAGGGTGTTGCCGCCCGCCAGTCTCGATATTCCGCTCTCTTCATGGCTGTGCTCCCCTGGTTCAACTTTGTCAACCACAGCCAGCACGGTGTTGACACCGCCAAGTATTACAGACAAGCCGAGCGGGAGCTGGAGGCTGAGCGTCTTGCGCGGGAGGGTGGGAACCCTAGCCAGTAA